The Nitrospinota bacterium genome window below encodes:
- a CDS encoding anthranilate synthase component I family protein, giving the protein MDILPDKNTFMRLAGSSSRVPVCGQDRIPSLDLLNIFQKLFSQTKNSFLLESAKGPKETARYSLMGGGCTKALEIAGNKARLTQSGKLVSEWNHPAPALEILNFNEGVVDYLPHFWGGWVGFIGYEAGAWFESLDVRQETENHLPDFLFMEVERFFLYDHVTEELKFILSPNITGTDADYDELSWEIKRAWKDVYRVLELGTEKLDNQCALFPSNGMRSNLSEADYIERVKKAKNYILEGDIYQANLAQKFDTCFKGNQLELYSKLKKINPSPFSGYLDFQDFSIVSSSPERLVKVHEEKIETRPIAGTRPRGQEVDEDQVLSKELLINPKERAEHLMLVDLERNDLGRICQTGSVSVTGFMFLEQYSHVSHIVSNITGFLKPDISVYEILKSVFPGGTITGCPKIRCMEIISELEPVKRGPYSGSFGYIGFAPYMDLNIIIRSIVVNNEIASFHVGAGIVADSNPQKEYQETLDKAAAMIQALAQR; this is encoded by the coding sequence ATGGATATCCTGCCCGACAAAAATACATTTATGCGGTTGGCCGGATCCTCATCGCGTGTCCCAGTATGTGGTCAGGATAGAATTCCTTCACTTGATCTCTTAAATATTTTTCAGAAATTATTTTCACAAACAAAGAACTCCTTCCTTCTTGAAAGTGCGAAAGGACCAAAGGAAACAGCACGGTATTCGCTAATGGGCGGTGGCTGTACCAAGGCTTTAGAGATTGCCGGTAATAAGGCGAGATTGACTCAGAGCGGTAAATTGGTCTCAGAATGGAATCATCCAGCCCCTGCCCTGGAAATTCTAAATTTTAACGAAGGAGTTGTTGATTACCTGCCTCATTTCTGGGGTGGTTGGGTTGGGTTTATAGGATATGAGGCCGGCGCATGGTTTGAATCATTAGATGTCCGTCAAGAAACTGAAAATCATTTGCCTGACTTTTTATTTATGGAAGTGGAACGATTTTTTTTATATGACCACGTTACGGAAGAACTGAAATTCATTCTTTCCCCAAATATAACCGGAACAGATGCTGATTATGACGAACTCAGTTGGGAAATTAAAAGAGCCTGGAAAGACGTATATAGAGTCTTAGAGCTCGGTACAGAAAAGCTAGATAACCAATGCGCCCTATTTCCTTCTAATGGGATGCGTTCAAATTTAAGTGAGGCTGACTATATTGAGAGGGTCAAAAAGGCCAAAAACTATATCCTAGAAGGAGATATTTATCAGGCCAATCTGGCACAAAAGTTTGATACATGCTTCAAGGGTAACCAGCTCGAGCTTTATAGCAAACTCAAAAAAATTAACCCTTCCCCATTTTCTGGCTATCTGGACTTTCAAGATTTCTCGATAGTGAGTTCGTCTCCTGAACGTTTGGTCAAAGTACACGAAGAAAAAATTGAAACAAGACCTATTGCTGGCACCCGGCCCCGTGGCCAGGAAGTTGATGAGGACCAGGTTCTTTCAAAGGAATTGTTGATAAACCCCAAAGAACGTGCTGAACATTTAATGCTTGTAGATTTGGAACGAAATGACTTGGGTCGTATTTGCCAGACAGGCTCGGTTAGTGTGACCGGTTTTATGTTTCTGGAGCAATATTCCCATGTCAGCCATATTGTTTCTAATATAACTGGATTTTTAAAACCGGATATCAGTGTTTACGAGATATTAAAGTCTGTATTTCCAGGAGGGACTATTACAGGTTGCCCCAAAATACGTTGCATGGAAATAATTTCTGAACTGGAACCTGTTAAAAGAGGGCCCTACTCAGGGTCTTTTGGTTATATAGGTTTTGCTCCATATATGGATTTAAATATTATTATTCGTTCTATAGTTGTTAATAATGAAATTGCCAGTTTTCATGTGGGAGCTGGAATTGTTGCGGACTCCAACCCTCAAAAAGAGTATCAAGAAACTCTGGATAAGGCAGCGGCAATGATTCAAGCATTGGCACAGCGCTAA
- a CDS encoding FtsX-like permease family protein: MLIWDLFKMALRSLVTHKLRTFLTALGIIIGVASVISMISIGEGARRQTLNTISKFGTNIITIKPGQKRSRHVTTGKVDTLTLDDANFIEENIPLITGVAAQVYRSAQLKFENKNTNTTVRGTGASYARLANFEMDRGRYFNKEEIRSAKRICVVGATVLKNLFEGRNPLGETIKVDGKNFLVIGTTVAKGALSWFDPDDQIFIPITTAQKRVFGMDHVQSIDVQAGQIEDLEIIKEDISQVLRHKHNIAEGKENDFYVQNSSQWLNSWGDAAKTFTYLLGGIAAISLMVGGIGIMNIMLVSVTERTREIGIRKAIGAKKKEILEQFLIESVLISFLGGGVGILLGIAISRVVSGLGDWETVVSTQSILLAFSFSVAIGVFFGFYPANKAANLNPIDALRYE; this comes from the coding sequence ATGCTGATATGGGATTTATTTAAGATGGCGCTCAGGAGTCTGGTGACTCACAAGCTCAGGACATTTCTAACTGCCCTGGGAATCATCATTGGTGTGGCATCGGTGATCTCAATGATATCCATTGGTGAAGGGGCTCGCCGGCAGACTTTAAATACAATATCCAAGTTTGGAACAAACATCATTACTATAAAGCCTGGACAAAAGAGATCCCGACATGTGACTACAGGTAAGGTAGATACTCTTACTCTGGATGACGCAAACTTTATTGAAGAAAATATCCCTCTTATCACTGGTGTTGCGGCGCAGGTATACAGATCAGCTCAATTAAAGTTTGAGAATAAAAATACTAACACCACAGTCAGGGGAACTGGAGCTAGTTATGCACGTCTGGCCAATTTCGAAATGGATCGTGGACGCTATTTCAACAAGGAAGAAATAAGATCGGCAAAGAGAATCTGTGTCGTAGGTGCCACGGTTTTAAAGAATCTCTTTGAAGGCCGGAATCCGCTTGGGGAAACCATCAAGGTAGATGGTAAAAACTTCCTGGTCATAGGTACTACGGTTGCGAAAGGTGCTTTGAGCTGGTTTGATCCCGATGATCAGATTTTCATTCCGATTACCACTGCGCAAAAACGGGTATTTGGGATGGACCATGTTCAATCTATTGATGTGCAGGCTGGTCAGATTGAAGATCTTGAAATTATTAAAGAAGATATCTCACAGGTACTAAGGCATAAGCATAATATTGCTGAAGGAAAGGAAAATGATTTTTATGTACAGAACTCTTCTCAATGGTTGAATAGCTGGGGAGATGCAGCTAAAACCTTTACCTATCTATTGGGTGGAATAGCCGCTATTTCTCTAATGGTAGGTGGTATAGGCATCATGAATATCATGCTTGTTTCGGTTACAGAACGAACCAGGGAGATAGGCATTAGAAAAGCTATAGGTGCCAAAAAAAAGGAAATATTGGAACAATTCCTGATAGAATCTGTCTTAATCAGTTTTCTGGGTGGTGGAGTTGGTATTTTATTGGGGATAGCAATCTCTCGCGTGGTTTCAGGCTTGGGCGACTGGGAAACTGTAGTTTCCACGCAATCTATTCTTCTGGCATTTAGTTTTTCTGTAGCAATTGGGGTTTTTTTCGGGTTTTACCCGGCCAACAAGGCAGCAAACCTCAATCCTATCGATGCCCTTCGCTACGAGTGA
- a CDS encoding ABC transporter ATP-binding protein — MIEVENLSKIYQMGEQNVPALAGVDFRVDKGEFVAIMGPSGSGKSTLMNLLGCLDLPSSGIYRLENLDIQNLKPNQLAEVRNRRIGFVFQSFNLLPRATALENTELPLLYGRVPNSRETALRALERVGLVHRAKHRPTELSGGERQRVAIARALVNNPAIILADEPTGNLDSATGSEIMNLFKQLNLETVTLILVTHEQEVAQQAGRIIQMRDGKIIADMINGVKQC, encoded by the coding sequence TTGATTGAAGTCGAAAATCTCTCTAAAATCTATCAAATGGGTGAGCAAAATGTCCCTGCGTTAGCAGGTGTGGACTTCAGGGTAGATAAAGGTGAGTTCGTTGCAATAATGGGTCCTTCAGGAAGTGGGAAATCCACCCTCATGAATCTCCTGGGTTGTCTGGATCTGCCCTCTTCCGGTATTTACCGGCTTGAAAACCTTGATATTCAAAACCTGAAGCCCAATCAATTAGCCGAGGTCCGTAACCGCAGAATCGGTTTTGTTTTCCAAAGCTTTAATCTTTTGCCGCGTGCGACGGCATTGGAGAATACCGAATTACCACTTTTATATGGGCGTGTTCCCAATTCCAGAGAAACAGCATTGCGGGCTCTTGAACGAGTTGGGCTTGTTCATCGCGCAAAACACAGGCCGACAGAATTATCGGGTGGTGAACGCCAAAGGGTTGCTATTGCCAGGGCTCTGGTAAATAACCCTGCGATTATTTTAGCTGATGAGCCTACGGGAAACCTGGATTCAGCGACCGGCAGTGAGATAATGAATCTCTTCAAACAATTGAACCTTGAAACGGTGACCCTGATTCTTGTGACTCATGAGCAGGAAGTTGCACAACAGGCTGGCAGAATTATTCAGATGAGAGATGGAAAAATCATTGCGGATATGATTAACGGTGTAAAGCAATGCTGA
- a CDS encoding efflux RND transporter periplasmic adaptor subunit — protein sequence MKKTLVLIGVALLLTGLYLFPYKSNGSEDPQKPVFKTSEVLQGELIVKISATGVVEPNFQVEVKSKASGEVLSFPFEEGDRVKKGELLLQLDKSDEQRNVAKARADLSSSAAKYKKAQTSLILQKTKYSTDIKTSESEIETAIANLKESEDKLKRQSELYEKKFVSRESLDAAATLFKVNQENLVQAKTKLQRAKDSIHDITMKENEIELVLSEVKSSEISLAEVEERLEETEIFAPINGVIIEKLVEEGQIIASGISNVSGGTSIATIADMSRLFIIADIDETDIGSVKIGHAVKITADAYPGKVFKGKVTRIAPQGLVENSITIFKVKIEVKGSGKNLLKPMMSSNIDIVTRKVKDAVYTTRAGIRKDDDGKYVMLLKNDEPEKVRVETGIRNPIHMQITSGLSPGDKVILGDWEKILEESKEKKSSSL from the coding sequence ATGAAAAAAACCCTGGTTTTAATCGGGGTGGCTCTTCTACTGACCGGCCTATATTTATTTCCCTATAAATCCAATGGTTCTGAGGATCCCCAAAAGCCTGTCTTCAAAACCTCAGAAGTATTGCAAGGTGAGTTGATCGTAAAAATATCCGCAACAGGTGTTGTCGAACCTAATTTCCAGGTAGAAGTTAAATCAAAAGCCAGTGGTGAAGTTTTATCATTCCCTTTTGAAGAAGGTGATCGTGTTAAAAAGGGAGAGCTTCTTTTGCAATTGGACAAATCTGACGAGCAGCGAAATGTTGCCAAGGCACGTGCGGATTTATCCAGCTCAGCAGCGAAATATAAAAAAGCACAAACAAGCTTGATTCTGCAAAAAACCAAATACAGCACTGATATCAAAACTTCCGAATCAGAAATTGAAACGGCAATCGCCAACCTTAAGGAATCAGAAGATAAACTGAAACGTCAAAGTGAACTATACGAAAAAAAGTTTGTCTCACGAGAATCTTTGGATGCAGCGGCTACCCTCTTCAAAGTAAATCAGGAAAACCTTGTTCAGGCTAAAACCAAGCTTCAGAGGGCAAAAGACTCCATTCACGATATCACAATGAAGGAGAATGAGATTGAACTGGTTTTATCCGAAGTAAAGAGTTCTGAAATTTCTCTTGCAGAGGTGGAAGAAAGATTAGAGGAAACAGAGATTTTTGCTCCCATTAATGGTGTCATCATTGAAAAACTGGTCGAAGAGGGTCAGATCATTGCATCGGGTATTTCTAATGTGAGCGGTGGAACATCGATAGCTACTATTGCAGACATGTCTCGGTTGTTCATAATTGCGGATATTGATGAAACCGATATTGGGTCTGTTAAAATAGGACATGCTGTAAAAATTACGGCTGATGCTTATCCGGGTAAAGTGTTTAAGGGAAAGGTTACACGTATAGCCCCTCAAGGACTGGTCGAGAACAGTATTACTATATTCAAGGTCAAGATCGAGGTTAAGGGGTCTGGGAAAAACCTGCTCAAACCAATGATGTCTTCAAATATAGATATCGTTACCAGGAAGGTCAAGGATGCCGTATATACAACCCGGGCTGGAATTCGCAAGGATGATGATGGGAAATACGTGATGCTATTGAAAAATGACGAGCCTGAAAAGGTTCGAGTGGAGACTGGTATCAGGAACCCTATTCATATGCAAATTACTAGCGGATTGAGTCCCGGTGATAAGGTTATATTGGGGGATTGGGAAAAAATCCTTGAAGAATCCAAAGAAAAAAAAAGTTCCTCTCTTA
- a CDS encoding TolC family protein, whose amino-acid sequence FSIEDLKVKGKSLERAQKLEKQVKAQVEVGTLAELEILQAKSEVASRDQLLLSAQDLIQDTEDNLKNILNYSFDSQQGRSQLLPSDAPVFDPGTEGTLEEAIQIALSDRPDLLVKKKELENRNIEVKYNENQTYPTLDLVSSLGLNGISGEAINITTGTVQGRSKFGGDYGNTLGDLGSGKYYLWEFGVNLSYPIGNRSAKSKLVAKKLEVAQLLLDIKDLEKTITVEVREAYRQIKTDIKRVHATRIARKLAEEKLTAEEKKFEVGLSTSFNVLEFQEDLAEEQSNEIKAIIDYKKSRNRLRQVKAQTLKENNIKLSEGDET is encoded by the coding sequence TTTTTAGCATTGAGGATTTGAAGGTTAAGGGAAAATCACTTGAAAGAGCTCAAAAATTAGAAAAACAGGTTAAGGCCCAGGTTGAAGTGGGTACGTTGGCAGAATTGGAGATTCTCCAGGCAAAATCAGAAGTGGCTTCCCGTGATCAGTTGCTTTTGAGTGCCCAGGATTTAATCCAGGATACTGAAGATAATTTAAAAAATATTCTCAATTATTCGTTTGATTCACAACAAGGGAGAAGTCAACTTCTTCCTTCTGATGCACCCGTTTTTGACCCCGGAACAGAAGGGACTCTTGAGGAGGCTATACAAATAGCTTTAAGCGACAGACCCGACCTTTTAGTTAAGAAGAAAGAATTAGAAAACCGAAATATTGAAGTTAAGTATAACGAAAATCAAACTTATCCAACGCTTGATCTTGTAAGTAGTTTGGGGCTCAATGGAATAAGCGGTGAAGCGATCAATATCACAACTGGTACGGTACAAGGAAGAAGTAAGTTTGGCGGGGATTATGGCAATACCCTGGGTGATTTAGGTTCTGGTAAATACTATCTGTGGGAATTTGGAGTGAATTTAAGCTATCCCATTGGTAACCGGTCGGCAAAAAGCAAACTGGTTGCAAAAAAACTTGAGGTTGCCCAGTTACTACTGGATATAAAAGATCTGGAAAAAACAATTACTGTCGAAGTGCGGGAGGCTTACCGGCAGATTAAAACAGATATTAAAAGGGTTCATGCGACCCGCATAGCAAGGAAACTGGCAGAAGAAAAACTCACTGCTGAAGAAAAGAAGTTTGAGGTTGGACTTTCAACCAGCTTCAATGTTTTGGAATTCCAGGAAGATCTTGCAGAAGAACAAAGTAATGAAATTAAAGCTATCATAGATTATAAGAAGTCCCGCAACCGTTTACGTCAGGTCAAGGCCCAAACTCTTAAAGAAAACAATATAAAACTTTCTGAAGGCGATGAAACATGA